One Gossypium hirsutum isolate 1008001.06 chromosome A11, Gossypium_hirsutum_v2.1, whole genome shotgun sequence genomic window carries:
- the LOC107924728 gene encoding two-pore potassium channel 5 translates to MADEPFLSPQSKPEFRHILDDSHHGFYLTIPQSISTPALLQSEIEDHPQIQPPPRFDYPVPSTGSKKPGSLKRCKTAPAMAVMRDLKPKTPQVPKPQSESSSIIRQAVFLLSIYLILGVVIYSFNRDEFSGIETHPVVDALYFCIVTLCTIGYGDIAPLTPATKIFACVFVLVGFGFIDILLSGVVNYVLDLQENMILTGIQMEKSQQGFSARDYIVDVDKGRMRIRLKVSLALGVVVLCIGIGSLILYFVESLDWVDSIYLSVMSVTTVGYGDRAFKTLPGRLFAGVWLLISTLAVARAFLYLAEARVNKRHRRIAKWVLHRDITIEDLLAADINNNGFISKSEYVIYKLKEMGKVGEKDILQICNQFSKLDTNNSGKIILPDLLKYQM, encoded by the exons ATGGCAGATGAGCCTTTTCTCTCCCCCCAATCAAAACCCGAATTTCGGCACATCCTTGATGACTCTCATCATGGCTTTTATCTCACAATCCCACAGTCAATCTCAACACCAGCCCTCTTGCAATCTGAAATCGAGGACCACCCGCAGATTCAACCCCCTCCCCGTTTTGATTATCCTGTTCCTAGTACAGGGTCAAAGAAGCCCGGTTCTCTCAAGCGATGTAAAACGGCTCCGGCCATGGCTGTCATGCGTGATTTGAAGCCCAAAACACCCCAAGTGCCTAAACCTCAATCCGAGTCCAGCTCCATTATCAGGCAAGCTGTTTTCTTGCTTTCCATTTACTTAATTCTCGGTGTTGTTATTTATTCGTTTAACAGAGATGAATTCTCGGGTATCGAGACTCACCCGGTTGTTGATGCTCTCTACTTCTGTATAGTCACTCTGTGCACCATTGGTTATGGTGATATAGCTCCTTTAACCCCAGCTACCAAGATTTTTGCTTGTGTGTTTGTGTTGGTGGGTTTTGGTTTTATTGATATATTGTTGAGTGGGGTTGTGAATTATGTCCTCGACCTGCAAGAGAACATGATATTAACTGGGATTCAGATGGAGAAATCACAACAAGGGTTTTCAGCTAGGGATTACATTGTTGATGTGGACAAAGGAAGGATGAGGATTAGGCTTAAAGTCAGTTTGGCACTTGGGGTTGTGGTGTTGTGTATTGGGATCGGATCTCTGATTTTGTACTTTGTGGAGAGCTTGGACTGGGTTGATTCTATTTACTTGTCTGTTATGTCTGTTACCACAGTTGGATATGGGGACAGGGCCTTTAAGACTCTGCCTGGACGCTTGTTTGCTGGTGTTTGGCTCTTGATTTCGACGCTGGCCGTTGCTAGAGCTTTCCTGTATTTGGCTGAAGCAAGGGTTAACAAGCGGCATAGGAGGATTGCCAAGTGGGTACTACATAGGGATATCACTATTGAGGATTTGCTAGCTGCTGACATAAACAACAATGGTTTTATCAG TAAATCGGAGTATGTCATTTACAAGCTCAAAGAAATGGGGAAGGTTGGGGAGAAGGATATATTGCAGATATGCAATCAGTTCAGCAAGCTTGATACAAATAACTCTGGGAAAATCATTCTTCCTGATCTCTTAAAATATCAAATGTGA
- the LOC107923150 gene encoding LOW QUALITY PROTEIN: acyl transferase 4 (The sequence of the model RefSeq protein was modified relative to this genomic sequence to represent the inferred CDS: inserted 1 base in 1 codon), with product MALCVMRSRRSLVTPSQQTPSGKLDLSFIDKVPVLRCYTRTLHVYKHGPEASKVIREALSKALVPYYPLAGRLKEPDNNQLQVECSGEGAWFVEASADSSLHAFNYFDDANFDIPYDELLPDQVPKSEGMEPLVQMQVTQFACGGFVIGLIFCHTICDGLGSAQFLNAVGEFARGIEHLSVEPVWQRDFFPTPTQDANVIQLANLPVPPPPMPAKPLEHVSIDISMDEINQLKKQFHESTGQTCSAFEIVAANFWSLRTRAINLEPGTEVRLXFFANYRQLVEPPLPKGFYGNCLFPITITAPCDLLKQASAIEVIKLIREAKTKLPSEFGKFKNGDYLRNGKDPFLAPLGYTTLFISEWGRLGFNQVDYGWGPPVHMVPIPGSSIIPVGIMGSLPLPRKGVRLMTWCVDKDHTQPFVDLMTKLV from the exons ATGGCGCTGTGTGTTATGAGATCAAGGCGAAGCCTAGTGACTCCATCTCAGCAAACACCATCTGGCAAGCTTGACTTGTCATTCATTGATAAAGTGCCGGTTCTAAGATGCTATACCCGCACATTGCATGTATACAAACATGGCCCTGAAGCATCAAAGGTCATTAGGGAAGCCTTGTCCAAGGCCTTGGTGCCTTACTATCCACTTGCTGGACGGCTAAAAGAGCCCGATAACAATCAGCTTCAGGTTGAATGTTCGGGAGAAGGTGCCTGGTTCGTCGAGGCATCAGCTGATTCTAGCCTTCATGCATTCAATTACTTCGACGATGCTAATTTTGACATTCCTTATGATGAACTTCTTCCTGATCAAGTTCCTAAAAGTGAAGGCATGGAACCTCTTGTACAAATGCAG GTGACACAATTTGCATGCGGAGGTTTCGTCATAGGGTTAATATTTTGCCACACCATATGCGATGGCTTAGGATCTGCACAGTTCCTAAACGCTGTAGGGGAGTTCGCGAGAGGCATAGAGCATCTAAGCGTTGAACCGGTGTGGCAAAGGGACTTTTTTCCAACTCCAACACAAGATGCAAATGTTATCCAATTGGCAAACTTGCCAGTGCCACCACCCCCGATGCCTGCCAAGCCGCTAGAGCATGTGAGCATtgatatttccatggatgaaatCAATCAGCTAAAGAAACAATTCCATGAATCGACGGGGCAAACTTGCTCTGCTTTCGAAATCGTGGCTGCTAATTTTTGGAGCCTTCGAACAAGAGCAATAAACTTGGAGCCAGGTACTGAAGTCCGGC CTTTCTTTGCAAATTACCGTCAGCTAGTGGAGCCTCCTTTGCCTAAAGGCTTCTATGGCAACTGTTTATTCCCGATAACAATCACAGCTCCCTGCGACTTGCTTAAACAAGCATCAGCAATCGAAGTGATTAAACTGATACGAGAAGCCAAGACTAAGCTACCTTCTGAGTTTGGTAAGTTCAAGAATGGAGATTACTTGAGAAATGGGAAGGACCCATTTCTAGCACCTCTAGGGTACACCACTTTGTTTATATCGGAATGGGGTAGGTTGGGGTTCAACCAGGTTGACTATGGGTGGGGCCCTCCGGTCCACATGGTTCCAATTCCGGGTTCTAGCATCATCCCTGTTGGCATCATGGGATCGCTGCCATTGCCTAGAAAGGGTGTCCGCTTGATGACATGGTGTGTTGATAAAGACCATACCCAGCCCTTCGTTGATCTGATGACGAAACTAGTCTAA